In one Streptomyces sp. NBC_01241 genomic region, the following are encoded:
- a CDS encoding bifunctional class I SAM-dependent methyltransferase/NUDIX hydrolase has product MPAEDTNTRAWQIYGQRQLARAYTPPVPERLGWTPWEGIGPGAEVLGDVTGRRVLDIGSGAGHHAVHLAQTRGARVTGIDLSPTQHERAISTHADVDGVEFVQVDVTEYLAGAEPFDAAYAIGTLAFIDPHRSLPALRDGLRPGAPLILSLLHTDLHGRGPSTAVAPREQMILLRDDSPLPTQMWVLAPQLWEDLLTEYGFRVEAIDLFPHPDENATVIQQLIRARRLPDRSARVSSRPRSTRAPAAHAAVGVGAILLSEQGILLGRHRRGTLELPGGSVEAVGESFEDAVVRELAEETGLVARTDDVELLGTLVDHVEGVLRVTVGALVHAWQGEPTTQPDESVGDWAWYPLDQLPDGLFVCSAQILTSWRPDLPVDHPPAHFTAFAPAT; this is encoded by the coding sequence GTGCCCGCCGAGGACACCAACACCCGGGCCTGGCAGATCTACGGCCAGCGCCAACTCGCTCGCGCCTACACCCCGCCCGTCCCCGAGCGGCTCGGCTGGACGCCCTGGGAAGGGATCGGACCGGGAGCAGAAGTCCTCGGCGACGTCACCGGCCGCCGCGTCCTGGACATCGGCTCCGGGGCTGGCCACCACGCCGTCCACCTCGCCCAGACACGCGGAGCGCGCGTCACCGGCATCGACCTGTCCCCGACCCAGCACGAACGCGCCATCAGCACCCACGCGGACGTGGACGGCGTGGAGTTCGTCCAGGTAGACGTGACCGAGTACCTGGCCGGAGCCGAGCCGTTCGACGCCGCGTACGCGATCGGGACGCTCGCCTTCATCGACCCGCACCGCTCTCTGCCTGCATTGCGCGATGGCCTGCGTCCCGGCGCCCCGCTGATCCTCTCGCTCCTGCACACCGACCTGCACGGCCGCGGTCCGTCCACGGCAGTGGCGCCGCGCGAGCAGATGATCCTGCTGCGCGACGACTCGCCGCTGCCGACGCAGATGTGGGTTCTGGCACCGCAGCTGTGGGAGGACCTGCTCACCGAGTACGGATTCCGCGTCGAAGCCATCGATCTGTTCCCGCACCCCGACGAGAACGCCACGGTCATCCAGCAGCTCATCCGCGCCCGGCGCCTTCCCGACCGGTCGGCGCGCGTCTCCAGCCGGCCACGCAGCACCCGAGCCCCGGCCGCCCACGCGGCAGTCGGCGTCGGCGCGATCCTGCTCAGCGAGCAGGGCATCCTGCTGGGCCGACACCGCCGCGGCACCCTCGAACTGCCCGGTGGCAGCGTGGAGGCCGTCGGGGAATCCTTCGAGGACGCGGTCGTCCGAGAACTCGCCGAGGAGACCGGTCTGGTCGCTCGGACCGACGACGTGGAACTGCTGGGCACGCTCGTTGATCACGTCGAAGGTGTCCTGCGGGTCACCGTCGGCGCGCTCGTCCATGCCTGGCAAGGGGAGCCGACCACGCAGCCAGACGAGAGCGTCGGCGACTGGGCGTGGTACCCGCTCGATCAGCTCCCCGACGGCCTGTTCGTATGCAGCGCCCAGATCCTCACATCCTGGCGGCCCGACCTGCCCGTCGACCACCCGCCGGCGCACTTCACTGCCTTCGCCCCAGCCACGTAG
- a CDS encoding NUDIX domain-containing protein, which translates to MPDDTQQAIPAVPSPAAGDKPHEHHMHLLGRYYRQVEAGRKTMTIEMRMATPQKRVVAAGDTIVFHDRETGRELDVIVQRITPYPSFEDLLSSEDTARIDPDAPPGELLADIRSIYPPAKEVLGVLALAFDHRPARPGRPMPMTPMQYAQTVPHHTVYGCLYIRDEHDRPVQLRSVYGSRLWQFPGGNLDAPGEDPLQTAQREAVEETGLDLGLNPPTLLLTHFLHAGPRQPLNKVGLIFDGGQLTADQLGRIRLDPAEHDMWAVHDLATWQELMAPGAFARLDAIERARRGEGPAYLITHT; encoded by the coding sequence ATGCCTGACGACACCCAGCAGGCGATCCCAGCCGTCCCGAGCCCGGCGGCCGGAGACAAACCGCACGAACACCACATGCACCTGCTCGGGCGGTACTACCGCCAAGTGGAAGCAGGGCGCAAGACGATGACGATCGAAATGAGAATGGCCACCCCGCAGAAGCGCGTCGTCGCCGCCGGCGACACGATTGTCTTCCACGACCGGGAGACCGGGCGGGAACTCGACGTCATCGTGCAGCGGATCACCCCGTACCCCTCCTTCGAGGACCTGCTCAGTTCGGAGGACACCGCGCGCATCGATCCAGACGCACCGCCCGGCGAGCTGCTCGCCGACATCCGCAGCATCTACCCGCCGGCCAAGGAGGTGCTCGGCGTTCTCGCCCTCGCGTTCGACCACCGCCCAGCCCGACCCGGACGCCCCATGCCCATGACGCCCATGCAGTACGCGCAGACCGTCCCCCACCACACGGTGTACGGCTGCCTGTACATCCGCGACGAGCACGACCGGCCGGTCCAGCTCCGCTCGGTCTACGGTTCGAGACTCTGGCAGTTTCCGGGCGGCAACTTGGACGCCCCGGGCGAGGACCCGCTGCAGACCGCCCAGAGGGAGGCGGTCGAGGAGACCGGCCTCGACCTCGGCCTCAACCCGCCGACTCTGCTCCTGACGCACTTCCTCCACGCCGGACCGCGCCAGCCGCTGAACAAGGTGGGGCTCATCTTCGACGGAGGCCAGCTGACCGCCGACCAGCTCGGCCGGATCCGCCTCGACCCCGCGGAACACGACATGTGGGCCGTCCACGACCTCGCAACCTGGCAGGAGCTCATGGCACCGGGAGCCTTCGCCCGCCTCGACGCCATCGAGCGAGCCCGACGCGGCGAGGGCCCCGCCTACCTGATCACCCACACCTGA